The stretch of DNA GTCTTCATGGGATAGAAGAGAGTCTCTATCGGCAGCTTTGAAGGGCGTGTTTTTTTTCATAGTCATTTGAATATAGCATGGAAAATAAGGGAAATAAACGGTCTTTTCTCCTTAGCCCGTCCGTCTTTTTGCGATACGGCTCCGTCGTTTGCCGGTAAGGAAGGCCGGGGTGTTCAGATTGTTTCCGGGAGGTGGCAGAAAGCTTGAGTGTGAAAGGCGGGAATATTTATGAACTTTTTATGAACAGGAAATGAACATGCCGGTGAATTGCATAGCAGACTTCATGTTGGCAGCCACACCGCATGGACAGTTCCTCCATATTGTCTTTATTCCAGACGAATTGCATTTCTGTGGCCTGAGGGGTTTTTGCTTTGCCATGGGAGGAATTCCTGGCAGACGTTGTTGGAAGAGTCCTTCCATCATTTGTTTTATCAGTACTGATGGATGGTGTGCGGGTGGACGTCCTGTTGGGGATAGGGAATGGAAATACTTTCTTCGTCGAAACGTTTTTTAATGGCCTCATTCAAGGCAAAGAGAACGGACCAGTAATCCGAACTGTTCACCCACGGACGGACGGAAAAGTTCAGGCTGCTGTCGCTAAAGACAGGGCGATGAGGGGGGGCGGGTTCTGGAAGAAGTCGGGCTTCTTGTTCCAGTACTTCTTTTATGATTTTTTTGACCTTATCAATGTCTTCCTTGTAGCTTACTCTGAATATCATGTCCACCCTTCTGGTCCCTGTCACAGAATAGTTAATAATATTATCTCCCGTCAGCCTGGCATTGGGTACAAGAACCTTCTTGTTGTCCGGCGTTGTCAGCTCCGTTGTAAATATGCCGATATTCTGTACCGTACCGGCAGTGCCACCGCCTTTAATATAGTCTCCCACGCGAAAATGACGGAAAACAATCATAAGCACGCCTGCAGCAAAGTTGGATAAGGAGCCCTGAAGAGCGCGACCGACGGCCAGACCGGCGGCACCGATAATGGCAATAAAGGAAGCGGTCTGAACACCCAGTTTGCCCAGTGCTGCAATGATGACAAAGGTCAGGATGCCAAAATAAACGATACTGGTGAGAAATCCGGAAAGGGTAGGATCTGTTTTTGATTTTTCCATGGTCTTCTGCAGAACCCTTCGTATGGATCCTGCAATGATACGGCCAATAATGAGAATAGTCAGAGCAGCCAGAACCCGTAAGCCATAGAGGGCCAGAAAACCCTGAACCTGAAGAAATATGGAATCAACCGTTGCCATGTCTTCTCCCTATGAAAATAGTCAATAGCTGGATGTAGCGATTCTGCTGAAAGATACAAAAATTATGGACATGTTATGGACAATGGCAATGAATTTAAGGTCGACTGTCTGATGGTCTCATGAAAACATGTTCAAAAGTAGTCGTTTATGAACATCCCTGCCGTCGGGTAGACGAAAAGATTTCGATCGTATGGGGTTTGAAAAAAATGGGAAAGGGGCCGCATGCTATCAGATAAGGAGTGGAGAGTGCAGGCAGAAACCATTCCCTGAACGGATATGGATGAGACGGTGTGGTTATTTCTATATTGACAAGGTGATAGGGCTTTTTGAGGAAGTGGCAGGAAGGGATAAGATCAGACACCG from Desulfobotulus pelophilus encodes:
- a CDS encoding mechanosensitive ion channel family protein — protein: MATVDSIFLQVQGFLALYGLRVLAALTILIIGRIIAGSIRRVLQKTMEKSKTDPTLSGFLTSIVYFGILTFVIIAALGKLGVQTASFIAIIGAAGLAVGRALQGSLSNFAAGVLMIVFRHFRVGDYIKGGGTAGTVQNIGIFTTELTTPDNKKVLVPNARLTGDNIINYSVTGTRRVDMIFRVSYKEDIDKVKKIIKEVLEQEARLLPEPAPPHRPVFSDSSLNFSVRPWVNSSDYWSVLFALNEAIKKRFDEESISIPYPQQDVHPHTIHQY